A genomic region of Christiangramia sp. OXR-203 contains the following coding sequences:
- a CDS encoding HipA domain-containing protein — MKIDHCPGTLAPNFDTYSRTCLKRVFEGRKVSHVLPYDAPNSNQPTDQLFEDNQKRIAISGVQEKFSVLLEKNKLRLIQEGEHGQYILKPIPNSGKKREQMPANEHLTMQIARQVFDIETAENALIFFKNGAPAYITKRFDVKSDGIKKAKEDFASLAGKTPQTQGEHYKYEGNYLELFQLIKKFLPAYRVETPKLFKLMLFNYLFSNGDAHLKNFAILETPMGDHRLSPAYDLLNTRIHIEDSDFALDGGILPAHLVQTHVAGQFKVLAEHVGLSSKQLNSIMASLLNGSDQVDTLTMASFLDEKTKRNYLQAYQTRLKKLTKEEL, encoded by the coding sequence ATGAAAATAGACCATTGCCCTGGAACCCTTGCCCCGAATTTTGACACCTATAGCAGAACGTGTTTAAAACGTGTTTTTGAAGGTCGTAAGGTGTCTCATGTTCTTCCCTATGATGCGCCCAACTCTAATCAACCCACAGATCAACTATTTGAAGACAATCAAAAGCGTATAGCCATATCCGGGGTACAGGAAAAATTTTCAGTGCTTTTAGAAAAAAATAAGCTGCGCCTGATTCAAGAAGGGGAACACGGTCAATATATTTTAAAACCTATTCCAAATTCCGGAAAAAAACGCGAGCAAATGCCCGCAAATGAGCACCTGACCATGCAAATTGCGCGCCAGGTATTTGATATTGAAACTGCTGAGAATGCACTAATCTTTTTTAAGAATGGTGCTCCAGCTTATATTACCAAACGTTTTGATGTAAAGAGCGATGGTATCAAAAAAGCTAAAGAAGATTTTGCGTCTCTTGCCGGAAAAACACCTCAGACGCAGGGTGAACATTATAAGTATGAGGGGAATTACCTAGAGCTATTTCAGCTGATTAAAAAATTTTTACCGGCTTATCGCGTGGAAACTCCCAAATTATTTAAACTCATGTTGTTCAACTATCTATTTTCCAACGGTGATGCACACCTGAAGAATTTTGCGATCCTGGAAACCCCCATGGGAGATCACCGCTTAAGTCCGGCATATGACCTGCTGAATACTCGTATTCATATTGAGGATAGTGATTTTGCATTAGACGGCGGTATACTACCAGCCCACCTGGTCCAAACCCATGTCGCCGGACAATTTAAAGTCCTGGCCGAACATGTAGGCCTCTCTTCGAAACAGCTTAATAGTATCATGGCTTCCTTGCTCAACGGTTCCGATCAGGTAGATACGCTAACTATGGCTTCCTTTTTAGACGAAAAAACAAAAAGGAACTATTTGCAGGCCTATCAAACCCGATTAAAAAAACTAACTAAAGAGGAATTATAA
- a CDS encoding HipA N-terminal domain-containing protein, which translates to MRQAAIYYKGEKAGILKQHDDGSFTFRYLEMWLSDPQNPSISLTLPRSQPVYHSKYLFPFFYNMLPEGTNRQKVCKAKRLDTDDYFGILMTTARYDTVGAITVEKIKESV; encoded by the coding sequence ATGAGACAAGCAGCCATTTATTATAAAGGTGAGAAAGCGGGTATCCTGAAACAACATGATGATGGTAGTTTTACCTTCCGGTATCTGGAAATGTGGCTATCCGATCCCCAGAATCCTTCTATTAGTCTTACCCTGCCAAGGTCTCAGCCGGTGTATCATTCTAAATACCTGTTTCCTTTTTTTTATAATATGCTTCCGGAAGGAACTAACCGGCAAAAAGTATGTAAGGCCAAGCGTCTGGATACCGATGATTATTTTGGTATTCTCATGACTACCGCTCGCTATGATACCGTGGGAGCCATCACCGTCGAAAAAATAAAAGAATCTGTATGA
- a CDS encoding helix-turn-helix domain-containing protein translates to MSAVEKIGLLIQERRDNMKITQFQLAEIADLGINTIYKIETGQANPTLKSLQKITDILGLEITLQVKNI, encoded by the coding sequence ATGTCAGCAGTAGAAAAAATCGGATTACTTATTCAGGAGCGACGTGATAATATGAAAATTACCCAGTTCCAGTTAGCAGAAATAGCGGATCTTGGAATTAATACCATATATAAAATTGAAACTGGTCAGGCCAACCCTACCCTAAAATCACTACAAAAAATCACCGATATTTTAGGTTTGGAAATTACTCTTCAGGTAAAAAATATATAA